The nucleotide sequence taatacaaaattaaggttctaatttttcaaatgcttctcaattaatagaTAGGGGATATATATTCATGACAAATCTTCCATATTTGGTAAaacatcttattttttttttttgacaacatcaaCTAAAAACTAACTAGAAACTCCAACCGGTCTAGCAAACCAAACCGGTGGGATTGAATCGACATAAAGCaaagctgaaggagaactcctcgcaccgcgtgcaagcttgtccgccaaTGTATTTTTTGCTCTAAGGatatgtctgatccggaagtgagggaagaaagtcttactgcgATTGAATTCTTCTATATGTGTAGAGAAAGCAGGCCATTCATCAGGTgtcgacaccatcttcaccagctgagaacaatccgttgcaaacacTACATCAGAAAATTGGAGGGtgttcatgcattccattgcccagattAGTGCTTCA is from Brassica oleracea var. oleracea cultivar TO1000 unplaced genomic scaffold, BOL UnpScaffold01876, whole genome shotgun sequence and encodes:
- the LOC106321520 gene encoding uncharacterized protein LOC106321520, with the translated sequence MNLRRSLSPLHAEFEALIWAMECMNTLQFSDVVFATDCSQLVKMVSTPDEWPAFSTHIEEFNRSKTFFPHFRIRHILRAKNTLADKLARGARSSPSALLYVDSIPPVWFARPVGVS